Proteins encoded by one window of Halobacteriovorax sp. GB3:
- a CDS encoding MepB family protein translates to MNLRNISRNNIKNLQFNPEAIEYKGCSYVFKSLSIIQREGKLTPKKIGHFVTLWKRNESGVTCPLDASDDLDFLVIICESKNKQGHFFFPKEVLLEKGYLKSKRHAGKRGFRVYPAWDNPSSKQALKTQNWQLEYFKSELVLEL, encoded by the coding sequence ATGAATCTTAGAAATATAAGTCGAAACAACATCAAAAACCTACAATTCAATCCTGAAGCTATTGAATACAAAGGTTGCTCCTATGTTTTTAAGAGTCTTTCAATCATTCAAAGAGAGGGAAAACTCACTCCCAAAAAAATAGGTCACTTTGTCACATTGTGGAAGAGAAATGAAAGTGGTGTTACATGTCCACTAGATGCCAGTGATGATCTGGATTTTCTCGTTATTATTTGTGAGTCAAAAAATAAGCAAGGCCACTTCTTTTTCCCAAAAGAAGTCTTGCTAGAAAAAGGCTATCTGAAATCAAAGCGACATGCTGGAAAAAGAGGATTTCGAGTTTATCCCGCTTGGGATAACCCCTCATCAAAGCAAGCTCTAAAAACTCAGAACTGGCAATTGGAGTACTTTAAAAGTGAGTTAGTCTTAGAACTATAA
- a CDS encoding TIGR02147 family protein: MIDLYNYIDYKEFLKDFFVSKQKSRADFSFGMWSRQLGLKTTASLTMIVNGDRHPGKQISSSFDRYFSFNQDQSEYFQDLIQLKKSEGKDIALHLGILRKIKSKNNVQFNLLTEEVFSRICKWYYFAIREMILLKDFQSDPKWITNKFVFDVQIEDVEQAIDELIELGLIQRDIDGTLSNCTHGLNTYDEMPSSSIREFHHQMLDNAHRAIDEIDVSKRYVSALTIPVNSKNLDKLKTFVQKVENEILEMFVEDNPDCVYQMNLQFFPLTKVEK; this comes from the coding sequence ATGATCGATCTCTATAACTACATTGATTACAAAGAGTTTCTAAAAGACTTCTTTGTTTCTAAGCAGAAGTCTCGTGCAGACTTTAGCTTCGGTATGTGGTCAAGACAGCTCGGTTTAAAAACAACAGCAAGTCTTACCATGATCGTTAATGGAGATCGTCATCCTGGAAAGCAAATATCATCAAGCTTCGATCGCTACTTTTCTTTTAATCAAGATCAATCTGAGTATTTTCAAGACCTCATTCAATTAAAAAAATCTGAAGGCAAAGATATCGCCCTTCATTTGGGAATTCTTAGAAAAATCAAATCAAAAAATAATGTTCAATTTAATCTTCTTACTGAAGAAGTCTTCTCTAGAATATGCAAATGGTACTACTTTGCCATTAGAGAAATGATTCTCTTAAAAGACTTTCAATCTGACCCAAAATGGATCACAAATAAATTCGTCTTCGATGTTCAAATTGAAGATGTGGAACAAGCAATTGATGAACTCATTGAGTTGGGACTCATACAAAGAGATATCGATGGAACCCTATCTAATTGTACCCATGGACTTAATACGTATGACGAGATGCCATCGAGTTCAATAAGAGAATTTCATCATCAAATGCTCGATAATGCTCATCGTGCAATAGATGAAATTGATGTTTCAAAACGCTATGTTTCGGCCTTAACGATACCAGTAAATTCTAAAAATTTAGATAAGTTGAAAACTTTTGTTCAAAAAGTTGAAAATGAAATTCTAGAAATGTTTGTTGAAGATAACCCAGATTGTGTTTATCAAATGAATCTTCAATTTTTCCCTTTAACAAAGGTAGAAAAATGA
- a CDS encoding DNA-3-methyladenine glycosylase I, which produces MITTIKCEDGKKRCKWCVASEDYIDYHDNEWGFPVYDDQRLFEKICLEGFQSGLSWRTILTKRENFRKAFKKFDFNKVSKYTEKDVEKLLENEGIIRHRGKIEATINNAKMAKLIVKEFGSLSDYFWTFKPKKARKGFEVIATSDESIALSKDLKKRGWKFVGPTTMYAFMQAMGLVNDHGKDCYVRKLVKA; this is translated from the coding sequence ATGATTACAACAATAAAGTGTGAAGATGGAAAGAAGCGCTGTAAGTGGTGTGTTGCTTCAGAAGATTACATTGACTATCACGACAACGAGTGGGGCTTTCCTGTCTACGATGATCAAAGACTCTTTGAAAAGATTTGTCTAGAGGGATTTCAATCAGGACTAAGTTGGAGAACAATTCTAACTAAGCGAGAGAATTTTCGAAAAGCGTTCAAGAAATTTGATTTCAATAAAGTTTCAAAGTACACAGAAAAAGACGTTGAAAAGCTCTTAGAAAACGAAGGGATCATAAGACATAGAGGGAAGATCGAAGCAACCATTAATAACGCGAAAATGGCAAAGCTCATCGTTAAAGAATTTGGCTCTCTTTCTGATTACTTTTGGACTTTCAAACCAAAGAAAGCTCGAAAAGGCTTTGAAGTGATAGCAACCTCAGATGAGTCTATTGCTCTTTCAAAAGATCTCAAAAAGCGTGGCTGGAAGTTTGTCGGTCCAACAACTATGTATGCTTTCATGCAGGCCATGGGGCTTGTTAATGATCATGGTAAAGACTGCTATGTTAGAAAGCTTGTAAAAGCTTAG
- a CDS encoding NADH:flavin oxidoreductase/NADH oxidase family protein → MTLSLNSTLKLPNGIILKNRIAKSAMSENMASKNHCANSRFATLYRRWANGGAGLLISGNIMIDSRYLGEPNNIVLEKGRSNEAIREWTRAGTENGTHLWAQLNHPGKQSPKFLSKEPVAPSAIALKAPLDRMFNTPRELTNEEIEEIIERFATAAKLAKDLGFTGVQIHGAHGYLVSQFLSPHHNRRSDKWGGSLENRMRFVVSIYKAIRDAVGLEFPIAIKINSADFQKGGFSQEDSMEVVKVLSELGMDLIEISGGSYESQEMMGTTKKESTRKREAYFADYCEQVRKIVKTPIMLTGGFRSLKGMNEALEQEACDLVGLGRSLVLNPEFPNQLMAGEDVKSEVHFLTTGWKIMDNIFPLEITWYTQQIHRMGKGLDPKPKMSVKASVLYTLISMGVDGLKRVRG, encoded by the coding sequence ATGACGTTATCACTAAATTCTACTTTGAAATTACCTAATGGGATCATCTTGAAAAATCGAATTGCCAAGTCTGCAATGAGTGAGAATATGGCCTCTAAAAATCACTGTGCTAATTCTAGATTTGCAACTCTCTATAGGCGTTGGGCCAATGGAGGGGCCGGTCTTCTTATTAGTGGTAATATCATGATCGATTCACGCTACCTTGGAGAGCCTAATAACATTGTCTTAGAAAAGGGCAGATCAAATGAAGCTATTCGTGAGTGGACGAGAGCGGGAACTGAAAATGGTACACATCTATGGGCCCAGCTCAATCATCCTGGGAAGCAATCTCCAAAGTTTCTTTCAAAAGAGCCTGTGGCCCCCTCTGCGATTGCTTTAAAAGCACCTCTCGATCGCATGTTTAATACACCTCGTGAACTAACAAACGAAGAGATCGAGGAGATTATTGAACGATTTGCCACTGCTGCAAAGCTGGCAAAAGATCTAGGTTTTACTGGTGTCCAAATTCATGGCGCTCACGGATATCTTGTCAGTCAATTTCTCTCTCCGCATCATAATAGAAGAAGTGATAAGTGGGGTGGGAGCTTAGAAAATCGTATGCGATTTGTTGTTTCAATCTATAAGGCGATTCGAGATGCTGTTGGTTTAGAGTTTCCAATAGCTATTAAGATAAATTCTGCTGACTTCCAAAAGGGAGGATTCTCACAAGAGGACTCTATGGAAGTAGTAAAAGTTCTTTCTGAGCTTGGAATGGACTTAATTGAGATCTCTGGTGGAAGCTATGAATCCCAAGAGATGATGGGAACAACCAAGAAAGAATCAACAAGAAAAAGAGAGGCCTACTTTGCAGATTATTGTGAACAAGTTCGAAAGATTGTGAAAACTCCTATCATGTTAACTGGTGGTTTTAGAAGTCTTAAGGGGATGAATGAGGCCCTTGAGCAAGAAGCTTGTGATCTTGTGGGGCTAGGGCGTTCTCTCGTTTTAAATCCTGAGTTTCCCAATCAATTAATGGCCGGTGAGGATGTAAAAAGTGAAGTCCACTTTTTAACAACCGGCTGGAAGATAATGGATAATATTTTTCCCCTTGAGATCACATGGTACACCCAACAAATTCATCGCATGGGCAAAGGACTTGATCCAAAACCAAAGATGAGTGTTAAGGCCTCAGTTCTGTACACCCTCATTTCCATGGGAGTGGATGGTCTAAAAAGAGTACGAGGATAA